Proteins from a genomic interval of Flammeovirgaceae bacterium SG7u.111:
- a CDS encoding phospholipid scramblase-related protein: MNATLESNSILERNLFFVKEHVGMFKASNNYDVFDPETQELLMTCREPGLGFFTKILRFTDYKRMTPFEVEVRASSGEKILTVKRGISLFLSTVQVFDKDDQLVGKFKQKFFSIGGKFNVLDPEDNIFCTLKGKWTSWDFKFVKDDVEFAHVSKKWAGLGKELFTTADNYMLQIDEKVPSDHPLRLLILAAVFCIDMVLKE; encoded by the coding sequence ATGAATGCAACATTAGAATCAAACTCGATTCTCGAAAGAAACCTCTTTTTCGTAAAAGAACATGTGGGAATGTTCAAAGCATCGAACAATTACGATGTTTTTGATCCCGAAACCCAAGAGCTTCTCATGACTTGCCGCGAACCCGGCTTGGGCTTTTTCACCAAAATCTTACGATTCACCGACTACAAACGAATGACACCCTTTGAAGTGGAGGTCAGAGCTAGTTCTGGAGAAAAAATATTGACTGTGAAACGTGGCATTTCCTTGTTCCTATCTACCGTTCAAGTGTTTGATAAAGACGACCAGTTGGTAGGGAAATTCAAACAAAAGTTTTTCTCCATAGGCGGAAAGTTCAACGTGCTCGATCCTGAGGATAATATCTTTTGTACCCTGAAAGGAAAATGGACAAGCTGGGATTTCAAGTTTGTGAAAGACGATGTTGAATTTGCCCATGTGAGCAAAAAATGGGCAGGACTTGGCAAAGAACTCTTCACCACCGCCGATAACTACATGCTCCAAATCGACGAGAAAGTACCAAGTGATCATCCGTTGAGACTATTGATCCTTGCCGCAGTCTTCTGTATCGACATGGTATTGAAAGAGTA
- the xseB gene encoding exodeoxyribonuclease VII small subunit → MSKKKTEPTYSEALEELNDIQEALENNEIPIDQLTEKVKRAGFLLTYCQNKLRETEDEVNKTLKGGE, encoded by the coding sequence ATGAGCAAAAAGAAAACTGAACCGACCTACAGCGAAGCACTGGAAGAGCTCAACGACATCCAAGAAGCATTAGAGAACAATGAGATACCCATAGACCAACTCACCGAAAAAGTGAAGCGGGCGGGATTCCTCCTCACCTACTGCCAAAACAAGCTGAGGGAAACCGAGGACGAAGTAAATAAAACCCTAAAGGGAGGGGAGTAA
- the xseA gene encoding exodeoxyribonuclease VII large subunit, whose product MKHFTLLQLNKSIQKLIVDINRQFWISAELAQAQVGTHAYLELVQKEDERIVAKARANIWGSKLAQLHAEHGAGLEVLLSAGSKVLILVEVTYHEVHGLSLNVQDINPAYTIGELELKRRETIWQLIDNELMDKQQGLPLPLVAQRIAVVSSPTAAGYSDFLNQLHQNPYGYKFQLETFQASVQGERAEQEIIIALKRIDPSRFDAVALIRGGGARLDLEVFNSYALSETIANLELPVFTGIGHHRDESVCDMVARQQLKTPTAVAEFFVQLCINFESQLQLGFENIAALTKDLLNTESRMLDSASFQLQSGVLQLLYMQKVALGEIKMKTAQQAQLLLEREKVRIKSLGQEIHHLNPENILKRGYSISYVNGKPVKTASELKKGEELTTLTHQFEIKSTIDKVEKRDEQKEN is encoded by the coding sequence TTGAAACATTTTACCCTACTCCAGCTCAACAAAAGCATCCAAAAACTGATTGTCGATATCAATCGGCAATTTTGGATTAGCGCCGAACTTGCCCAGGCACAGGTGGGTACTCATGCTTATTTGGAACTGGTGCAAAAAGAAGACGAGCGCATCGTTGCCAAAGCTCGTGCGAACATTTGGGGAAGCAAACTCGCACAGCTTCATGCCGAGCACGGCGCAGGGCTAGAAGTGCTGCTTTCGGCAGGGAGCAAAGTGCTTATTTTGGTGGAAGTCACTTACCACGAAGTACATGGTTTGTCCCTCAATGTGCAGGATATCAACCCTGCTTATACCATTGGCGAGCTAGAACTAAAGCGGAGGGAAACCATCTGGCAGTTGATAGACAACGAACTGATGGACAAGCAGCAAGGGTTACCTTTGCCCTTAGTTGCCCAGCGGATTGCGGTCGTCTCTTCACCAACAGCAGCGGGCTATTCCGATTTTCTGAACCAGCTCCACCAAAACCCTTACGGCTACAAATTCCAACTAGAAACGTTCCAAGCTTCGGTGCAAGGCGAGCGGGCTGAGCAAGAAATCATCATTGCTCTCAAACGCATTGACCCAAGTAGATTTGATGCTGTGGCACTGATCCGTGGCGGAGGCGCAAGGCTCGACTTGGAAGTATTCAACAGCTATGCCCTTTCAGAAACCATCGCCAATTTGGAACTTCCTGTATTCACAGGCATCGGCCATCACCGCGATGAAAGCGTCTGCGATATGGTAGCCCGACAGCAGCTCAAAACCCCCACTGCGGTGGCGGAGTTTTTCGTGCAGTTGTGCATCAACTTTGAGTCCCAACTCCAACTTGGATTTGAAAACATCGCAGCCCTCACCAAAGATCTGCTCAACACCGAATCGAGGATGCTCGACAGTGCCAGCTTCCAGCTGCAAAGCGGTGTGCTGCAATTGCTGTACATGCAAAAGGTAGCTTTGGGAGAAATAAAAATGAAAACTGCCCAGCAAGCACAATTACTTTTGGAAAGAGAAAAGGTGCGAATAAAAAGCCTTGGGCAGGAAATCCACCACCTCAACCCCGAAAACATTTTGAAAAGAGGCTACTCCATTAGCTATGTAAACGGGAAGCCTGTAAAGACCGCAAGCGAGCTAAAAAAAGGCGAGGAACTCACCACCCTTACCCATCAATTTGAAATAAAAAGTACCATCGATAAAGTAGAAAAAAGAGATGAGCAAAAAGAAAACTGA
- a CDS encoding biotin/lipoyl-containing protein: MLQITVAEGHVFELEKKEGEVFLNGKKLDWDLSKINERHYHVISEGQSFNLEIVEKDLQSKEFVLKINGKTLTVVAKDKLDLLLENLGMAQGSNKVVSELVAPMPGLIMEVCVEEGSEVKIGDKLIVLEAMKMENVLKSPVDGVVKSVSVGKGDNVEKKHVLIHFE; the protein is encoded by the coding sequence ATGTTACAAATAACCGTAGCCGAAGGGCATGTTTTTGAGCTCGAAAAAAAGGAAGGAGAGGTTTTTTTGAATGGAAAAAAGTTGGACTGGGACTTGTCCAAAATTAATGAGCGACATTATCATGTGATTAGCGAGGGGCAATCTTTCAACTTGGAAATTGTGGAAAAAGATCTCCAAAGCAAAGAATTTGTTTTGAAGATAAATGGCAAAACGCTGACCGTTGTCGCAAAAGACAAGCTTGATTTGTTGCTGGAGAACTTGGGTATGGCTCAGGGGAGCAACAAAGTAGTTTCCGAATTGGTGGCGCCTATGCCAGGGCTGATTATGGAAGTGTGCGTAGAAGAAGGTTCAGAAGTGAAAATTGGAGATAAATTGATAGTTTTGGAGGCGATGAAAATGGAGAATGTGCTGAAATCACCTGTTGATGGGGTGGTAAAATCGGTCAGCGTGGGGAAAGGCGACAATGTAGAGAAGAAGCACGTGCTAATTCATTTTGAATAA
- a CDS encoding ribonuclease HII translates to MLKSYYEIGGIEAGCDEAGRGCLAGPVVAAAVILPENYENELLNDSKKITKSLRESLREEIKEHALAWAVAEVSNEEIDEINILKGSFVAMHRAIDQLKTRPNRLLIDGNRFIPYQSVKHFCIVKGDGKYASIAAASILAKTHRDDLMEKLAKEYPGYGWEKNAGYPTKAHREGIRQLGTTPFHRMSFKLLPEQLEVPFGKK, encoded by the coding sequence ATGCTAAAAAGTTATTACGAAATTGGTGGGATAGAGGCCGGATGCGACGAAGCGGGGAGAGGATGTTTAGCTGGACCCGTAGTGGCAGCGGCTGTTATTTTGCCCGAAAACTACGAAAACGAACTGCTTAACGATTCGAAAAAAATAACTAAAAGCCTTCGTGAGTCGCTGAGGGAAGAAATCAAAGAGCATGCGCTGGCTTGGGCAGTGGCGGAAGTGAGCAATGAAGAAATTGATGAAATAAATATCCTGAAAGGGTCTTTTGTGGCCATGCATCGGGCTATTGACCAATTGAAAACTCGTCCTAATCGATTGCTGATAGATGGTAATCGCTTTATTCCTTACCAGTCGGTGAAGCATTTTTGCATAGTAAAAGGCGATGGGAAATATGCTTCGATAGCGGCAGCGTCTATTTTGGCTAAAACCCATCGGGATGATTTGATGGAAAAGCTTGCCAAGGAATACCCAGGGTACGGCTGGGAAAAAAACGCTGGCTACCCAACCAAGGCGCATAGGGAAGGAATAAGGCAATTGGGCACGACTCCTTTCCACCGAATGTCGTTCAAGCTCTTGCCCGAGCAGCTGGAGGTGCCTTTTGGGAAAAAATAA
- a CDS encoding tetratricopeptide repeat protein: MKTISLRFFILLFPFLLPTFAFSQTQQVIDSLEQVLEKELEGKDRVDLLNTLSYRYQFVKPIEAIVNGTKALKLSKEIGYKEGEANAYSMIQSGYYYQGNDTKALEYLLKAIKAFEDIEDDTSVARHYYYLGSFHRRHKQDSLAHAYYAQALAVYEKLEDEKGISGVLNSTGRVSFRQGKYDEALEYFHKALVIREKLGVKATIAYSLSDIGRVQLKKGDPKEAEKFFRKSLTLYKETEDNKGISETIALLGESLLDQKKYSSSQKLLAESLELAKNAGFKSTLLDIYVLYIRLSVETNKYAQAYEYQVAMTDLDKQLHDESAQTKIASMQSGFELDKKQAEIDLLNKDKELSEKESKQRMTFIVGLLASLCMVTGLVVVQKRQNELKKKANSKLKEQNDEINSKNSELETLAETLAEQRNQIEKNLENIEVLSKIGQEITSQLTIGGIVKTVYERINHLSVSSSFAIGLYNEDSNNMTFFGLEDTNKTLVNSVEEFDASSSLATWSFEKQEAILIGDVESEYRQFIPKKPAFYHSEERNSLVYVPLTLKDRPIGVLTVQNKRKNVYGEYELNFLKNMAVYTTIALINSDAVEEIERQKALITKKNDDILASMTYAGRIQSTLLPQQATIEKVLPESFVLFQPKDIVSGDFYWVSSKEDRTYVIAIDCTGHGVPGAIMSILAHEMVNIVLNIRGITSPELILKNLHVEVRNTLRQYETNNREGMDMSICVVDKTNKQLEFAGAKNPLVYIKNGELTEIKGDRLSIGGQLKHDKRKFTKHIVPIDAPTSFYLFSDGYQDQFGGAEGRKFMGKQLKAKLLEICDEPMEAQGKILKEILAAWQGDKEKQTDDILVIGAKV, from the coding sequence ATGAAAACCATTTCTTTACGCTTTTTCATCTTACTTTTTCCTTTCTTATTACCAACTTTTGCTTTCTCACAAACCCAACAAGTGATCGACAGCCTTGAACAGGTGCTTGAAAAAGAGCTTGAAGGCAAAGACCGGGTCGATTTGCTCAACACACTTTCCTATAGATATCAGTTTGTAAAACCTATAGAGGCTATAGTAAATGGTACTAAAGCGCTAAAACTCTCAAAAGAAATTGGCTACAAAGAAGGTGAGGCAAATGCTTATTCAATGATTCAGAGTGGGTATTACTACCAAGGAAATGATACAAAAGCATTGGAGTACCTGCTGAAGGCGATAAAAGCTTTTGAAGATATTGAAGATGACACAAGTGTTGCTAGGCACTATTATTACCTTGGTTCTTTCCACAGAAGGCACAAACAAGATAGTCTAGCTCATGCCTATTACGCCCAAGCACTTGCTGTTTATGAGAAGTTGGAAGATGAAAAAGGAATATCTGGAGTACTAAATAGTACGGGAAGGGTTTCCTTTAGGCAAGGTAAATACGATGAAGCGCTTGAGTATTTTCACAAAGCACTGGTGATTAGAGAAAAACTAGGCGTAAAAGCGACCATTGCCTATTCATTGAGCGATATCGGTCGAGTTCAACTTAAAAAAGGAGACCCAAAGGAAGCAGAAAAGTTTTTTAGAAAGTCATTAACCTTGTATAAGGAAACCGAAGACAATAAGGGGATCTCCGAAACTATTGCATTGTTAGGGGAGTCGTTATTAGATCAAAAGAAATACAGCTCCAGTCAAAAATTATTAGCTGAATCCTTGGAGTTAGCCAAAAATGCTGGTTTTAAATCCACTTTGCTTGATATTTATGTACTCTATATCAGACTTTCGGTAGAGACGAATAAATATGCCCAAGCCTATGAGTATCAAGTAGCGATGACGGATCTGGATAAGCAACTGCACGATGAAAGTGCCCAGACTAAAATAGCGTCGATGCAATCTGGTTTTGAGCTGGATAAGAAACAAGCTGAGATAGATTTGCTCAATAAAGATAAAGAACTTAGCGAAAAGGAGTCGAAGCAGAGAATGACCTTTATTGTAGGGTTGTTGGCTAGCTTGTGTATGGTGACGGGCTTAGTAGTGGTTCAGAAAAGGCAAAATGAGCTAAAGAAGAAGGCTAATTCGAAACTGAAAGAGCAAAATGATGAGATCAATTCCAAAAACTCTGAGTTAGAAACTTTGGCAGAAACACTAGCCGAACAGCGAAACCAAATTGAGAAAAACCTTGAGAATATTGAGGTACTAAGTAAAATAGGTCAAGAAATTACTTCACAACTGACCATAGGAGGAATTGTAAAAACAGTCTATGAGCGTATTAATCATTTGTCAGTTTCTTCCTCATTTGCCATTGGCTTATATAATGAGGATAGCAATAATATGACCTTTTTCGGTTTAGAAGATACAAATAAGACTTTGGTGAATTCAGTAGAAGAGTTTGATGCTTCTTCAAGTTTGGCAACATGGAGTTTTGAAAAGCAAGAAGCTATACTTATAGGAGATGTAGAAAGTGAATATCGGCAGTTTATTCCCAAGAAACCAGCGTTCTATCATTCCGAGGAAAGAAATTCTCTTGTTTATGTTCCGCTTACCTTGAAGGATAGGCCAATAGGAGTTTTGACTGTTCAAAACAAAAGGAAAAATGTTTATGGTGAATACGAATTGAATTTCCTTAAAAACATGGCAGTTTATACGACCATCGCATTGATAAATTCTGATGCAGTTGAGGAAATTGAACGACAAAAAGCATTAATCACCAAAAAGAACGATGATATTTTGGCGAGTATGACCTATGCAGGTAGGATACAGTCAACCCTTTTGCCACAGCAGGCAACTATAGAGAAAGTACTTCCAGAAAGCTTTGTGTTGTTCCAGCCTAAGGATATTGTATCAGGAGATTTTTATTGGGTAAGCTCTAAAGAAGATCGAACTTATGTGATTGCTATTGATTGTACAGGGCACGGTGTTCCAGGTGCTATTATGAGTATTTTGGCACACGAAATGGTGAATATTGTGTTGAATATAAGGGGAATAACATCGCCAGAGCTTATTTTGAAAAACTTGCATGTGGAGGTGAGGAACACGCTAAGGCAGTACGAAACGAATAATAGGGAAGGTATGGATATGTCGATATGTGTGGTGGATAAAACAAATAAGCAGCTTGAATTTGCAGGAGCTAAAAACCCTTTGGTTTATATAAAGAATGGAGAATTGACTGAAATTAAAGGGGACAGACTTTCTATAGGTGGGCAGCTAAAACATGACAAAAGGAAATTCACTAAGCACATAGTACCTATTGATGCCCCAACAAGTTTCTATCTGTTCTCGGATGGTTACCAAGACCAGTTTGGTGGGGCTGAGGGGCGGAAGTTCATGGGCAAACAGCTTAAAGCCAAATTGCTTGAAATATGTGACGAGCCTATGGAAGCACAAGGAAAAATCTTAAAAGAAATCCTTGCAGCTTGGCAAGGTGATAAAGAAAAGCAGACTGACGATATTTTAGTAATTGGCGCTAAGGTTTAG
- a CDS encoding M20 family metallo-hydrolase, producing MEELKKEVIELLKKLIETPSISRDESKTADLIEQFLTTKGFFPQRSGNNVWVSHSNGQSLPTILLNSHHDTVKPNPKWVSDPFQAKLEGDTLTGLGSNDAGGPLMALLATFIHLTQTEQAYNLIFAATAEEEVSGKNGVESILTELGEIRLGIVGEPTQSQMAIAEKGLMVIDGEAIGKAGHAARNEGTNSIYLAMEDIAWFKNYRFPKISEVLGEIKMSVTQIEAGSQHNVVPASCKFVVDVRTTETYSNQEVFEIIKENVKSEVKARSFRLNSSGISLDHPIVKKGTELGLSYYGSPTLSDQALMPFTTIKMGPGDSARSHTAEEYILLSEIKSGIDWYVKLLDGLELG from the coding sequence ATGGAAGAGTTAAAAAAAGAAGTAATTGAGTTATTGAAGAAACTGATTGAAACCCCTTCTATCAGCAGGGATGAGTCTAAAACCGCCGACCTCATTGAGCAGTTTTTAACAACCAAAGGCTTTTTCCCTCAACGAAGCGGCAATAACGTCTGGGTCAGCCATTCTAATGGACAATCACTTCCTACCATTCTTCTTAACTCCCACCACGATACTGTCAAACCCAATCCGAAATGGGTTTCCGACCCGTTCCAAGCCAAGCTAGAAGGAGATACGCTAACAGGCTTAGGAAGCAACGATGCAGGTGGTCCGCTTATGGCACTCCTTGCCACTTTTATCCATTTGACCCAGACCGAACAAGCTTATAACCTCATTTTTGCCGCTACGGCCGAAGAGGAAGTATCAGGAAAAAATGGTGTAGAAAGTATCCTAACCGAACTTGGAGAAATACGCCTTGGCATTGTTGGAGAACCTACCCAATCGCAAATGGCTATAGCCGAAAAGGGGCTGATGGTAATTGATGGAGAGGCAATTGGCAAAGCTGGGCACGCTGCTCGCAACGAAGGAACCAATAGTATTTACCTTGCTATGGAAGACATTGCTTGGTTCAAAAACTACCGATTCCCAAAAATATCTGAAGTACTCGGTGAAATAAAAATGAGCGTAACCCAAATTGAAGCAGGTTCACAGCACAATGTGGTTCCAGCCAGTTGCAAGTTTGTGGTAGATGTACGTACTACGGAAACATACTCCAACCAAGAAGTTTTTGAAATCATCAAAGAAAATGTGAAATCAGAAGTAAAAGCCCGATCCTTCCGTTTGAACTCTTCTGGTATTTCACTCGATCATCCTATTGTGAAAAAAGGAACAGAGCTTGGCTTGAGTTATTATGGATCTCCCACCCTTTCCGACCAAGCTTTGATGCCTTTCACCACTATAAAAATGGGACCTGGCGATTCAGCCAGATCCCATACAGCGGAGGAGTATATCTTGCTTTCAGAAATCAAAAGTGGAATTGATTGGTATGTCAAACTTCTTGATGGATTAGAACTTGGCTAA
- a CDS encoding transposase: MSGDRLSQRGNSSQAERIELLNRFMRHFGEDNIDYLTANREFIGQDWLAFLCVHQIRFFIRARNNMRITFANGEKVKASWLLMSQPLNQVYFHPKIVYLDKTLIYLSGLKYVGQDGKIDYLALLSFAPGHLSLELYKNRWQIETMFRAFKSAGFNLGDTHINDYQRLDTLVKVLAIAFAWSYNVGIYLHQSVREIPIKKHGRRAVSFFTYGLDTLTEAFLNAIGPVIDKAISLFLSCT, translated from the coding sequence GTGTCTGGCGACAGGTTATCACAACGGGGCAATTCATCCCAAGCGGAGCGTATCGAGTTGCTGAACCGTTTCATGCGCCACTTTGGGGAGGACAACATCGACTACCTGACAGCCAACAGGGAGTTTATAGGACAGGACTGGCTAGCTTTTTTATGTGTGCACCAAATCCGTTTTTTTATCAGAGCCAGAAACAATATGCGTATCACTTTTGCCAATGGGGAAAAGGTAAAAGCTTCTTGGTTATTGATGTCACAGCCTTTGAACCAAGTGTATTTCCACCCTAAGATTGTTTACCTTGACAAGACGCTGATCTATCTCTCCGGTCTCAAATATGTTGGCCAAGACGGGAAAATAGATTACCTGGCCTTACTCTCTTTTGCCCCCGGCCACCTGAGCCTGGAGCTCTATAAGAACCGTTGGCAGATAGAGACCATGTTCAGGGCATTCAAATCGGCAGGCTTCAACCTTGGGGACACCCATATCAATGATTACCAGAGGCTGGACACCCTTGTCAAGGTCTTGGCAATCGCTTTTGCCTGGTCTTATAACGTGGGGATCTACTTGCACCAGTCTGTTAGGGAGATCCCCATCAAAAAACATGGCAGGAGGGCTGTCAGCTTTTTTACGTATGGCCTTGATACGCTCACCGAGGCCTTTTTGAATGCCATCGGGCCTGTTATTGACAAGGCCATTAGTTTATTTTTGTCATGTACTTAG
- a CDS encoding VOC family protein, with the protein MIQLDYLDHIAIRVKDIHRSADWYEKVLGLERYEKEEWGGMPIMMFAGKSGIALFPTKTVEPKKIPEGDFYQTSHFAFNVQRSKFEEAKQHLNDNGVTFYEEDHHFFHSIYFEDLDGYRLEITTLVGDVESFFSKK; encoded by the coding sequence ATGATTCAATTAGACTATTTAGATCACATTGCGATTAGGGTAAAAGATATTCACCGCTCAGCCGACTGGTACGAGAAAGTACTTGGTTTAGAACGATATGAAAAAGAAGAATGGGGTGGAATGCCCATTATGATGTTTGCTGGAAAGTCGGGAATAGCTCTTTTCCCCACCAAAACAGTTGAGCCAAAGAAAATTCCCGAAGGAGATTTTTACCAGACCTCGCACTTTGCCTTCAATGTCCAACGTTCAAAATTTGAGGAAGCAAAGCAGCATTTAAATGATAATGGTGTCACTTTTTACGAGGAAGACCATCACTTTTTTCATTCTATTTATTTCGAAGATTTGGATGGGTATAGGTTGGAAATCACTACGTTGGTAGGAGATGTGGAAAGTTTTTTCTCAAAAAAATAA
- a CDS encoding DUF5686 family protein, with protein MKIILYYKYRFLLLFLCFGSFISNGQQYVITGKVTDSDTGEGMPFVNVYFPGSNKGTSTNFEGYYKFVSPTISDSLAASSIGYETKLKALSQKSVQEVNFQLIAAATTLRAVEISSDGYENPAWEILRNVVENKPRNDKQRLEAYEYDSYTKIEVDVDNITDKFREKKLVKKITNVLDSIQQLAGEDGKPILPIFISETISKVYYKENPQRKREDILKTKVSGIGVTDGSTISQILGSSFQEYNFYKNWMNIVEKDFVSPISDSWKLFYEYDLLSFDEKVGGVNCYKISFEPKRPEDLAFTGTMWITDSLNHYALKQVEVTVSKEANLNFVEKIKIQQELGESDEEAWLPIKTRVIIDIGEVRNDWAGMLAKFYISNENIVVNQPKEAKFYDQEIVLDEMALVSDDSYWNEARHDPLSEAELNVYHMIDTMNNLPAVKTYVDIANLAINGYQKVGMVDIGPYLYVYSNNNIEGHRLQMGMKTNIGFSRKFVVKGYGAYGFTDKKFKYKAEFNYIASRKPWTVVGISRSEDINQVGIFNDNLNNTALFTAFTSFGKLRQPFLHPMNKVWVLTEVLPGFQQRLTFRHRDFLPLYKFEYYKPGTDLVRESSYTVSELIFEARLAIGETFIQNDNERISLGNGNRPVLTLRYTYGMDGVLNSDFGYHRFDGSISQSFRVGALGRLQYDLAGGYIPSSVPYPLLETHLGNESIFLNGASFNMMDYFEFVSDKYTSLGLIHRFDGLLLNRIPLMRKLNWRVFVQGKALWGSVRQDNIDIIPSTDELGNPVPRPTKALDIEPYMEVGYGIENIFRLIRVDFLHRLNYLDRETSHFAIKVSTQFRL; from the coding sequence TTGAAAATTATACTTTACTATAAATATAGATTTTTACTGCTCTTTTTGTGCTTTGGAAGTTTTATTTCTAACGGACAGCAGTATGTTATCACGGGAAAGGTAACGGATAGCGATACCGGTGAGGGAATGCCTTTTGTAAATGTCTATTTCCCTGGGAGTAATAAAGGGACTTCTACCAATTTTGAGGGTTATTATAAGTTCGTCAGCCCAACTATTTCCGACAGCTTGGCGGCTTCTTCCATTGGTTATGAAACCAAGTTGAAAGCCCTTTCCCAAAAGTCTGTACAAGAAGTGAACTTTCAGCTCATAGCAGCGGCCACTACACTAAGGGCGGTAGAAATTAGCTCGGATGGCTATGAAAACCCTGCTTGGGAAATCCTCCGTAATGTGGTTGAGAACAAACCTCGAAATGATAAACAACGACTGGAGGCATACGAATACGATAGCTACACCAAAATAGAGGTTGACGTAGATAATATCACAGATAAGTTTCGGGAGAAGAAATTGGTGAAGAAAATTACCAATGTGTTGGACAGTATTCAGCAGCTTGCAGGAGAAGATGGTAAGCCTATCTTACCCATATTTATCTCGGAAACGATTTCTAAAGTTTACTACAAAGAAAACCCTCAGCGAAAGCGTGAAGACATCCTCAAAACCAAGGTTTCGGGTATTGGAGTGACCGATGGCAGCACCATTTCCCAAATTCTAGGTTCTTCTTTCCAAGAGTATAATTTCTACAAAAATTGGATGAACATTGTAGAGAAGGATTTTGTTTCCCCTATCTCCGATTCTTGGAAGTTGTTTTACGAATATGATTTATTGAGCTTCGATGAAAAAGTAGGGGGAGTCAATTGCTATAAAATAAGCTTTGAGCCTAAGCGCCCAGAAGATTTGGCATTTACCGGAACCATGTGGATTACGGATTCGCTCAACCATTATGCCCTAAAGCAGGTTGAGGTGACAGTAAGCAAAGAGGCGAACCTGAACTTTGTGGAGAAAATAAAAATCCAGCAAGAACTTGGTGAATCGGACGAGGAGGCATGGCTGCCTATCAAAACGAGGGTGATAATAGATATTGGGGAGGTAAGGAACGACTGGGCTGGGATGCTTGCCAAATTCTATATTTCCAATGAGAATATTGTAGTGAACCAACCGAAGGAAGCTAAGTTTTATGACCAAGAGATTGTGTTGGATGAGATGGCTTTGGTAAGCGATGATTCCTACTGGAACGAAGCAAGGCATGATCCGCTCAGTGAGGCGGAATTGAATGTGTACCACATGATCGACACCATGAATAACCTGCCAGCGGTGAAGACCTACGTGGATATTGCTAATTTGGCTATAAATGGATATCAGAAGGTCGGGATGGTAGATATAGGTCCTTATCTGTATGTGTACAGCAACAACAACATTGAGGGGCATAGGTTACAGATGGGAATGAAAACCAATATTGGTTTTAGCAGGAAATTTGTTGTAAAAGGGTATGGTGCCTATGGCTTTACCGATAAGAAGTTTAAATACAAGGCAGAGTTTAACTACATCGCCTCGCGGAAACCTTGGACAGTTGTGGGGATTTCTCGCTCGGAAGATATTAACCAAGTCGGGATTTTTAATGATAACCTAAACAATACGGCATTGTTTACGGCTTTTACCTCTTTCGGGAAGTTGAGGCAACCTTTTTTACATCCCATGAACAAGGTTTGGGTACTCACCGAAGTACTTCCAGGATTTCAGCAACGCTTGACGTTTAGACACAGGGACTTTTTGCCCTTATATAAGTTTGAATATTACAAACCTGGAACAGACTTGGTAAGGGAATCTTCTTATACGGTAAGCGAGCTGATTTTTGAAGCCCGACTGGCGATAGGAGAGACCTTTATCCAAAATGACAATGAACGGATTAGCCTTGGTAACGGCAACCGGCCCGTGCTTACTCTCCGCTATACCTACGGAATGGACGGCGTGCTCAACAGCGATTTTGGGTACCACCGCTTCGATGGAAGTATATCACAGTCTTTTCGAGTTGGGGCATTGGGTAGGCTGCAGTACGATTTGGCAGGGGGATATATCCCTAGTTCCGTGCCGTATCCATTGCTCGAAACCCACTTGGGCAACGAAAGTATCTTTCTGAATGGGGCATCTTTTAACATGATGGACTACTTTGAGTTTGTTAGTGATAAATACACTTCATTGGGGCTAATCCATAGGTTCGATGGGTTGTTGCTCAACCGTATTCCCCTCATGAGGAAGCTCAACTGGCGGGTATTTGTGCAGGGAAAAGCGCTTTGGGGCAGCGTAAGGCAAGATAATATCGATATCATCCCCTCAACCGATGAGTTAGGAAATCCAGTTCCCAGACCTACCAAAGCCCTTGACATAGAGCCCTACATGGAAGTAGGCTACGGCATTGAAAACATCTTCCGACTTATCCGAGTGGACTTCCTGCATAGGCTCAATTATTTGGATAGGGAAACCAGCCATTTCGCCATCAAAGTCTCTACACAGTTTAGGTTGTAG